Proteins encoded by one window of Cydia fagiglandana chromosome Z, ilCydFagi1.1, whole genome shotgun sequence:
- the LOC134678608 gene encoding carnitine O-palmitoyltransferase 1, liver isoform, whose protein sequence is MAEAHSAVAFSFAITHDGWDVNFDREVLYLVWESGLRSWKKRLARFKNSVLNGVYPGHLQSLYVLWTLLAAAHFGGFHIPFGLVQKALSVLPGSSTMWQVIACLLAALTMWLSVIFLMRYMLKVLLMYKGWMYESRVPGSKISLKTKLWASVVKVLSGWNKPRLYSFQGSLPRLPLPSVKDTMRRYLISVRPLLDDENYRRVERLAKEFEETIAVKLQRYLVLKSWWSSNYVSDWWEEYVYLRGRSPLMVNSNFYGTDAILLKPTTNQAARAGVVIYLCLQFRRLIDRQELEPIMLQGMVPLCSAQYERLFNTVRVPGVESDKIVHYQDCSHITVYHKGRYFKVIIYYRGRLLKPAEIQVQIQQILDDKSAPLPHEPELAALTAGERSHWAHIRQTMFNRGHNRTSLHCIERAAFNVCLDDMEYGYDEKDPSKLDEYGRVLLHGKGCDRWFDKSFNLCFSTNGYVGFNAEHTWADAPVMAHLWEYVIWSEIEIGYAPDGNTRGSVETPPPAPIRLQWELEHEELARAIDTSYCVAQKLLNDVDLKILMYNKYGKGFMKKCRVSPDAFIQLILQLSYYRTAGRFCLTYEASMTRLFREGRTETVRPCTIESSAWVTAMENPNATVEEKLELFSKAGQRHQLGYQDAMAGRGIDRHLFCLYVVSKYLELESPFLQEVFNEPWRLSTSQTPHGQTSLLDLKKHPKCISTGGGFGPVADDGYGVSYIIAGEDLVFFHVSSKKSCPKTSSTNFVNQIERSLKDVQDLFNECNKKKNGAKNSK, encoded by the exons ATGGCAGAAGCCCACTCAGCTGTTGCCTTCTCATTTGCCATCACCCACGATGGCTGGGATGTCAACTTTGACCGAGAAGTGCTTTATCTGGTCTGGGAGTCTGGTCTCCGCTCCTGGAAGAAACGCCTGGCGCGCTTCAAG AACAGCGTCCTGAATGGAGTATACCCCGGACATTTGCAATCACTGTATGTGCTGTGGACCCTGCTCGCAGCTGCGCATTTTGGAGGCTTTCATATACCCTTTGGCTTAGTACAAAAAGCACTAAGCGTGTTACCTGG CTCCTCGACGATGTGGCAAGTAATCGCCTGTTTACTGGCCGCCCTCACTATGTGGCTTTCCGTTATATTTCTCATGAGATATATGCTAAAGGTGCTGCTTATGTAcaag GGTTGGATGTACGAGTCGCGCGTACCCGGGTCGAAGATATCACTGAAAACAAAGTTATGGGCTAGCGTCGTCAAAGTGTTGTCAGGCTGGAACAAGCCCCGGCTGTACAGCTTCCAGGGGTCCCTGCCGAGACTGCCCCTGCCCAGCGTGAAGGACACCATGAGGAGG TACTTAATCAGCGTGCGGCCCTTGTTAGACGATGAAAATTATCGCCGGGTGGAAAGATTAGCGAAAGAGTTTGAAGAGACAATCGCTGTCAAACTACAGAGATATCTCGTGCTGAAATCATG GTGGTCATCCAACTACGTGTCGGATTGGTGGGAGGAGTATGTTTACCTGAGGGGAAGGTCCCCTCTCATGGTCAACTCCAACTTCTACGGAACCGACGCCATTCTGCTGAAGCCCACGACCAACCAGGCGGCGCGCGCCGGGGTCGTCATATACCTCTGTCTGCAATTCCGAAGGCTTATTGATAGACAGGAACTGGAACCA ATAATGCTACAAGGCATGGTGCCCCTGTGCTCGGCGCAGTACGAGCGGCTGTTCAACACGGTGCGCGTGCCCGGCGTGGAGAGCGATAAGATCGTGCACTACCAGGACTGCAGCCACATCACCGTCTACCACAAGGGCCGCTACTTCAAGGTCATCATCTACTACAGGGGACGGCTGCTCAAGCCGGCGGAGATACAAGT CCAAATCCAGCAGATCCTGGACGACAAGTCGGCGCCGCTGCCGCACGAGCCGGAGCTGGCCGCGCTGACGGCGGGCGAGCGCTCGCACTGGGCGCACATCCGCCAGACCATGTTCAACCGGGGCCACAACCGCACCTCGCTGCACTGCATCGAGCGCGCTGCCTTCAACGTCTGCTTAG ATGACATGGAGTACGGGTACGATGAGAAGGACCCGAGCAAATTGGACGAGTATGGGCGCGTGCTGCTGCACGGCAAGGGCTGCGACCGCTGGTTCGACAAGTCCTTCAACCTCTGCTTCAGCACCAACGGCTAC GTCGGATTCAATGCGGAACATACATG gGCCGACGCGCCTGTGATGGCACATCTTTGGGAATATGTTATTTGGAGCGAAATAGAAATCGG ATACGCCCCGGACGGCAACACGCGGGGCTCGGTGGagacgccgccgccggcgcccatCCGCCTGCAGTGGGAGCTGGAGCACGAGGAGCTGGCCAGGGCCATCGACACCTCGTACTGCGTCGCGCAGAAACTGCTCAACGACGTCGACCTCAAGATACTAATGTACAACAAGTATGGGAAAG GTTTCATGAAGAAATGCCGCGTGTCGCCGGACGCGTTCATCCAGCTGATCCTGCAGCTGTCGTACTACCGCACGGCAGGCCGCTTCTGCCTCACCTACGAGGCCTCCATGACGCGCCTGTTCCGCGAGGGCCGCACGGAGACCGTGCGACCCTGCACCATCGAGAGCTCCGCCTGGGTCACGGCCATGGAGAACCCTAACGCCACC GTTGAAGAGAAGCTCGAGCTGTTCAGCAAAGCCGGTCAGCGGCACCAGCTGGGCTACCAGGACGCGATGGCCGGGCGCGGCATCGACCGCCACCTGTTCTGCCTGTACGTGGTCTCCAAGTACCTCGAGCTGGAGTCGCCCTTCCTGCAGGAGGTCTTCAACGAGCCCTGGCGGCTGTCCACCAGCCAGACCCCGCACG GTCAAACGAGCCTGCTGGACCTGAAGAAGCACCCGAAGTGCATCAGCACGGGCGGCGGCTTCGGGCCCGTGGCCGACGACGGATACGGCGTCTCTTACATCATCGCCGGCGAGGACCTGGTGTTCTTCCACGTCTCCAGCAAAAAGAGCTGCCCCAAGACG AGCTCGACTAACTTCGTGAATCAAATAGAAAGATCCCTGAAAGACGTCCAAGACCTCTTCAAcgaatgtaataaaaaaaagaatgggGCTAAAAACAGCAAATAG
- the LOC134678066 gene encoding uncharacterized protein LOC134678066, whose amino-acid sequence MISRIFNRPKDHLFLQFIILLLIVSVVYLYLNHLQETYKTAQWSGERCISELGSVKYQLSVVTDYKNRIDKMLTEAQKAHDADKEKFKDIMESCIAMKQQATICQSQFEDLQLECKKVREDYDKVISKPDKLKVGS is encoded by the exons ATGATATCACGAATATTCAATAGGCCAAAGGATCATCTGTTTTTACAATTCATCATCCTTTTACTAATCGTCAGTGTTGTCTATTTATACTTAAATCATCTTCAAGAAACGTATAAAACAGCCCAGTGGTCGGGAGAGAGATGTATATCAGAGTTAGGGTCAGTTAAATATCAATTAAGTG TGGTCACAGACTACAAAAATCGAATAGATAAAATGCTGACAGAGGCCCAAAAAGCGCATGACGCTGACAAGGAAAAGTTTAAGGATATCATGGAAAGCTGTATTGCTATGAAACAGCAAGCTACCATTTGTCAG AGCCAGTTTGAGGACCTTCAATTGGAATGTAAAAAAGTTAGGGAAGATTATGATAAGGTTATTTCTAAACCTGATAAATTAAAAGTAGGAAGCTAA